The Megalobrama amblycephala isolate DHTTF-2021 linkage group LG20, ASM1881202v1, whole genome shotgun sequence genome includes a window with the following:
- the LOC125255669 gene encoding mucin-12-like: MYFFAMDLGWNRVPILLILLIFWKHAVGHKGWSSEDFHSQRKGHVHKFSPRGAQSSVLEAPVTGSIPFEEVASNVLAGKSLNANRSRFSLSHQYVKGGVSSSYESMSHTLSAPSASVSGSMVLPQNQHGSDGITSLLQLQGSFSPSVQDIANQTGPQLVESSSPLSAQSSSSTGSSANSLSKFTYTSQGSSRPQKAGSSSQLVSTHGVSGLLLQSLPSSTASQNIPGSSAYAKLAASPLGVSQSTSGQSSYSQYTSGSQSRAGTQLAASRQYVPTSFQPEVTTSQYASKLSLGAKVPVLSWYYPATQSGSSLSQSQPFQMWQPSTSTTKGLQASSTVASQGFQTSGASQSISQSHSRLYSLSSASTDPASTLQLQGTSSQYAPAALDSKVLVYSQATPSGSSSSLSQPSQLKLSTSRWSQGFQTSGTVTSQSSSPSQGSKAPSRFSSLTSASTGQFASTQTGSPFTDGSSLLLQGTSSQYTPAAKVPVYNRVPPSGSSLSLSQPSQLKPSTSRWSQGFPASGAVASQGFQTIGTATSQSSSLSQGSKAPSRFSTLTSASPGQFASTQTGSTFTDVSSLPLQGTSSQYTPAALAAKVPVYNRAAPSGSSFSLSQPSQLKPWDQLEGFQASGTVVSQGSQTSGTATSQSSSPSQGSKAPSRYSSLTSASTGQFASTQTGSTFTDGSSLLLQGTSSQYTPAALAAKVPVYNRVPPGGSSLSLSQPSQLKPSASRWSQGFPASGTLASQGFQTFGTATSQSSSLSQGSKAPSRISVLTPAASPGQLASTQDGSGRSSGLSSQSQSASSQYRPGSPAYVKYGSSLDVSSQSTSDQSAFDSYASSSQSRTGTQLAGSSRYVPTQTGSTFTDGFSLQLQGASSQYAPALAAKVPVSSQAAPSGYSSSQPSQWQPSTSRLSQGFQVSGTVASQSSALSQDFKAPSRFSTLTSAASPGQFASTQTGIPFTDGSPLPLQGTSSQYTPAALVAKVPVYNRAPSGSSSSLSQPSQLKPSSWSQGFQASGTATSQSSSSSQGSKASRFFTLTSAASPGQFASTQEGNGRYSGLSSQSQSASSQYTPAALVAKVPVYNRVPPSGSSLSLSQPSKLKPSTSRWPQGFQASGTTVSQSSSLFQDSKAPSRISVLTPAASPGQFASTQEGSGRYSGLSSQSQSASSQYRPGSPAYIKYGSSLDVSSQSTSDQSAFDLYASSSQSASPTQLAGSSRYVPTQTRSTFTDGSSLQLQGISSLYAPAVVAKVPVYSQFTPSGSLLSQLLPSASSWSQGFQASGTAVSQSSSSPQTPQFSSASVMPALSPPVDSVAQSSQSFSSVIRRNTSPGLFASVQHPTDSMTSSLGSNVQAASQGMFSGQSSDSTSVISSRYASYDQKPLSNSRPSKSSSASGRYSSSVKG; the protein is encoded by the exons atgtatttttttgcaATGGACCTGGGGTGGAACAG gGTCCCTATACTACTGATTCTGTTGATATTCTGGAAACATGCTGTTGGACATAAAG GTTGGAGTTCTGAGGATTTTCATTCTCAACGGAAAGGGCATGTCCACAAATTCTCACCTCGGGGAGCCCAGTCTTCTGTGTTGGAGGCTCCAGTGACAGGAAGCATTCCTTTTGAAGAAGTGGCCTCTAATGTGCTTGCTGGGAAAAGCCTGAATGCCAACAGGTCCAGATTTTCCCTTTCACATCAATATGTAAAAGGTGGTGTTTCCAGCAGCTATGAATCTATGTCTCATACCCTAAGTGCACCAAGTGCCTCCGTGTCTGGTTCCATGGTTCTACCTCAAAATCAGCATGGTTCAGACGGCATCACATCACTGCTGCAACTTCAGGGTTCCTTCAGTCCAAGTGTCCAGGATATAGCTAACCAGACTGGCCCTCAATTGGTAGAAAGCTCTAGTCCACTTTCTGCTCAGAGTAGCTCTTCCACTGGTTCCTCAGCCAATTCCCTCAGTAAGTTTACTTACACCTCTCAGGGCAGCTCTAGGCCACAAAAGGCAGGCAGTTCCAGCCAGCTTGTTTCTACACATGGTGTAAGTGGTTTGCTCCTCCAGTCTCTTCCCTCCAGTACTGCAAGTCAGAATATCCCTGGGTCCTCTGCATATGCCAAACTTGCTGCCTCACCCCTAGGTGTTAGCCAGTCTACTAGTGGTCAGAGCTCTTACAGCCAGTATACATCAGGCTCCCAGAGCAGGGCTGGCACTCAGCTGGCAGCTTCCCGTCAATATGTGCCTACATCTTTCCAACCTGAAGTTACCACTAGCCAGTATGCTTCCAAACTTTCTTTGGGTGCAAAAGTGCCTGTGTTAAGTTGGTACTATCCAGCAACTCAGAGTGGATCCTCTCTGTCTCAAAGCCAGCCATTTCAGATGTGGCAGCCTTCAACCTCTACAACTAAAGGTTTGCAGGCATCTAGTACAGTGGCGTCACAAGGATTTCAGACATCTGGTGCATCTCAGAGCATCTCTCAGTCTCATAGCAGGTTATATTCACTGTCCTCTGCATCTACTGATCCAGCATCTACTCTCCAGCTTCAAGGTACCTCAAGCCAGTATGCCCCTGCTGCTTTGGATTCAAAAGTGCTGGTGTACAGTCAGGCTACTCCAAGTGGATCTTCCTCATCTCTGAGCCAGCCATCTCAATTGAAGCTCTCAACTTCAAGGTGGTCCCAGGGATTCCAGACATCTGGTACAGTGACATCACAGAGTAGCTCTCCATCTCAAGGCTCCAAGGCTCCCAGTAGGTTTTCTAGCCTTACCTCAGCAAGTACTGGCCAATTTGCTTCCACACAGACAGGAAGCCCCTTTACTGATGGCTCCTCTCTCCTGCTTCAAGGTACCTCTAGCCAATATACCCCTGCTGCAAAAGTGCCAGTGTACAATCGGGTTCCTCCAAGTGGATCTTCCTTGTCTCTGAGCCAGCCATCTCAATTGAAGCCTTCCACTTCAAGGTGGTCACAAGGTTTTCCGGCATCTGGTGCAGTGGCGTCACAAGGTTTCCAGACAATTGGTACAGCGACATCACAGAGTAGCTCTCTGTCTCAAGGATCCAAGGCTCCCAGTAGGTTCTCTACCCTTACCTCAGCAAGTCCTGGCCAATTTGCCTCCACACAGACAGGAAGCACCTTTACCGACGTCTCCTCTCTCCCGCTTCAAGGTACCTCTAGCCAATATACCCCTGCTGCTTTGGCTGCAAAAGTGCCAGTGTACAATCGGGCTGCTCCAAGTGGATCTTCCTTCTCTCTGAGCCAGCCATCTCAATTGAAACCTTGGGACCAACTTGAAGGCTTTCAGGCATCTGGTACAGTGGTGTCACAAGGTTCCCAGACATCTGGTACAGCAACATCACAGAGTAGCTCTCCATCTCAAGGTTCCAAGGCTCCCAGTAGGTACTCTAGCCTTACCTCAGCAAGTACTGGCCAATTTGCCTCCACACAGACAGGAAGCACCTTTACTGATGGCTCCTCTCTCCTGCTTCAAGGTACCTCTAGCCAATATACCCCTGCTGCTTTGGCTGCAAAAGTGCCAGTGTACAATCGGGTTCCTCCAGGTGGATCTTCCTTGTCTCTGAGCCAGCCATCTCAATTGAAGCCTTCCGCTTCAAGGTGGTCGCAGGGTTTTCCAGCATCTGGTACACTGGCGTCACAAGGTTTCCAGACATTTGGTACCGCAACATCACAGAGTAGCTCTCTGTCTCAAGGCTCCAAGGCTCCCAGTAGAATCTCTGTCCTTACACCAGCAGCAAGTCCTGGCCAACTTGCCTCCACACAGGATGGAAGTGGTAGATCTAGTGGCTTGTCCAGCCAGTCTCAAAGTGCCTCAAGTCAGTACAGGCCTGGGTCCCCTGCATATGTCAAGTATGGCTCCTCACTTGATGTTTCTAGCCAATCTACCAGTGATCAGAGTGCTTTTGACTCGTATGCATCAAGTTCCCAGAGTAGGACTGGCACTCAGCTGGCAGGCTCTAGTCGTTATGTGCCCACACAGACAGGAAGCACCTTTACTGATGGCTTCTCTCTCCAGCTTCAAGGTGCCTCTAGCCAGTATGCCCCTGCTTTGGCTGCAAAAGTTCCTGTGTCTAGTCAGGCTGCTCCAAGTGGATACTCCTCGAGCCAACCATCTCAATGGCAGCCTTCCACCTCTAGGTTGTCGCAAGGTTTTCAAGTCTCTGGTACAGTAGCATCACAGAGTAGCGCTCTGTCTCAAGATTTTAAGGCTCCCAGTAGATTCTCTACCCTTACTTCAGCAGCAAGTCCTGGACAATTTGCCTCCACACAGACCGGAATCCCCTTTACTGATGGCTCCCCTCTCCCGCTTCAAGGTACTTCTAGCCAATATACCCCTGCTGCTTTGGTTGCAAAAGTGCCCGTGTACAATCGGGCTCCAAGTGGATCTTCCTCCTCTCTGAGCCAGCCATCTCAATTGAAGCCTTCAAGTTGGTCCCAAGGTTTCCAGGCATCTGGTACAGCAACATCACAGAGTAGCTCTTCATCTCAAGGCTCCAAGGCTAGTAGGTTCTTTACCCTTACGTCAGCAGCAAGTCCTGGCCAATTTGCCTCCACACAGGAAGGAAATGGTAGATATAGTGGCTTGTCCAGCCAGTCTCAAAGTGCCTCAAGCCAGTATACCCCTGCTGCTTTGGTTGCAAAAGTGCCAGTGTACAATAGAGTTCCTCCAAGTGGATCTTCCTTGTCTCTGAGCCAGCCATCTAAATTGAAGCCATCCACTTCAAGGTGGCCGCAAGGTTTTCAGGCCTCTGGTACAACAGTATCTCAGAGTAGCTCTCTGTTTCAAGACTCTAAGGCTCCCAGTAGAATCTCTGTCCTTACACCAGCAGCAAGTCCTGGCCAATTTGCCTCCACACAGGAAGGAAGTGGTAGATATAGTGGCTTGTCCAGCCAGTCTCAAAGTGCCTCAAGTCAGTACAGGCCTGGATCCCCTGCATATATCAAGTATGGCTCCTCACTTGATGTTTCTAGCCAATCTACCAGTGATCAGAGTGCTTTTGACTTGTATGCATCAAGTTCCCAGAGTGCCAGTCCTACTCAGCTGGCAGGCTCTAGTCGTTATGTGCCCACACAGACAAGAAGCACCTTTACTGATGGCTCATCTCTCCAGCTTCAAGGTATCTCTAGCCTGTATGCACCTGCTGTGGTTGCCAAAGTGCCAGTGTACAGTCAGTTTACTCCAAGTGGGTCCCTGTTGTCTCAATTGCTGCCTTCAGCCTCTAGTTGGAGCCAAGGGTTTCAGGCCTCTGGTACAGCAGTATCTCAGAGCAGCTCTTCACCTCAAACCCCTCAGTTTTCCAGTGCTTCTGTAATGCCAGCCCTGAGCCCTCCTGTGGATTCTGTGGCCCAGAGTAGCCAGAGTTTTAGCTCTGTGATCCGTAGAAACACGTCTCCTGGTCTGTTTGCTTCTGTTCAACACCCCACAGACTCCATGACTTCATCTTTAGGCTCAAATGTCCAAGCAGCATCACAAGGCATGTTTTCTGGTCAGTCCAGTGACTCAACCTCAGTTATCTCAAGTAGATATGCTTCCTATGACCAGAAACCTTTGAGCAATTCTAGACCTTCCAAGAGCTCCTCTGCTTCAGGAAGATACTCTTCATCTGTCAAGGGCTAA